The nucleotide window TCGTTCATGGCCGCCGCATGGTCCACCTTGCTGATCAAATCCGCCGAAATCATGTTTGTCATGGCACCATCACTCGCTCCATCAGGAGCCGATTCACGCGGAAGAACTCCGCTCGGTTCGTCGCCGGAAACCACGTCGCCTCACCCGTCACACTCCCCCAGGCCGCCAGGTTCGTGCTCCGCCCGAACACAGGCGCCAGTCGCACCCAAGCCTTTCCTGCCATCGCCGGCGGCAAGGGCTTGCTCTCCCAGGACACCTCGCTGCTGAAGTCAGACTCCAACCCGTTCGTGTCGTAAGCCGTTGCCGCAAAGAACCAACGTCCACGATGCGGCAGCACAACGGATTGCGTCAGCACCAGGCCCGCGTTGGTCACAAACTGATACGACCGCGTATTCGTGCCGTAGTAGAGCCGGTAGCCTGACACCGCTGCGGACGGCGACGCATCCCAAGCCAGCGTCAGCCGCTCCGCGCCAGTTGCAGCGGCGCACGCCAACATCAGCATGGTCCAGAGCCACTTCATGCCCGTACCAGCCGCACACTGCCGCTGCCGCCCTGGATTAGCGCGCCATACTTGGCCAGCATCGCCTGCGCGACACGCGACATGATCGGTCGCGTGTCCTCTTTGCTGTAGCTGACGCTGGTCTGCGAGCTCGACCCGCCGCTGGAGTTGTGCGTCGCCGAGCTGGTCTGAGTGGAACTGATCCCCTCACCCGGAGGCGCGGCAGTGCGATCCGCAATCAGGAGTTCCCGCGCCATCTCGCACACCGCGAATACAACGCCTTTCGGCACCGAGTCACTCGGCACATAGTTGGTCAGCACCGGCGACAGCGGCGTGCTGGTCACCAGATTGCGGTCCGGGTCCGGGCACCGCTCCCGTGGCCACTGCAGCGCCTGCGTCTCGTGCGCCCTAAAGCCATTGAACTGAAACTGCGTATCCACCAGCCGCGTCGCCATGATCAGCGCCGCGCCCTTGGTATCTTCGCTCGCAGCCGTCCACGCCGAAGGATACAGGTGTCCCTCGAAGTACATGTCGCCGTCCGCCACGTCCGCGTAGCTGTTGGCGTCTGACATGCCCGTCCCGTCTTCCTTGTTCAGTGTGAGAGCCATATACGTTCACTTCTACGGTGCGCAGTAGTACCACTCGTAAGCCGGCCCGAACGGCCCGATGATCTCCGTGCCGCACCGGTAGCGCATCCGATAGGACACGTCGTCATTCTCGAAATCACTGAACGCCCTCACGTGCCGGAACTGCCGCACGTTACTCGGCACGGCGCCCACATACTCCTCGATCCAGGTATTTGACCCGCGCGCCCAATAAAGCTCGATCGTGCCATCAGGAAAACGCCCCTGCTCGAACGTGAAATCAATTAGCACGTCGAACCAATACAGCGGCTCCCCTTCGCTCTCCGTAAGGTTGAGTCCAGTGATGACCGGTTGCGCGGGCGTTCCCAGCCCGCAGCGTCGCCGCTTCTGGCGGCGCATCGCCCACCAGGTCCGCACCACCTCCCGCACGCGATTACTCGGCCGGCTCAGATAAAGTAGCTTTGCCATGATTCGGTTGAGGAACTTGTTCTCTGCTGTTCGCAGCCTGCTCAGACTTCCCATCCCCGGCAGGCACTACAGGGACAGGCGCAGGCTTGGCATCCGTTGCCGCCTCCACCGGCAGCAACGGACGCCTCACCCGTCGAATGATTGGAAGCAGTCCGTCCATGCTCAAATGGCGTTCGCGCCAATCGCGACCTGCTTCCAGTTGCTGCCGTCACTGATTGCCAGGCACGGCACCGCACCAGTCCCGCCCGCGCTCAGATAAATGATGCGTCGCGGGAACTTGGCCGCCGTCACACCAGCCGCCACGGCGGCGGCAACGTTGGTGAACGTCGGATACTGAATCTGTTCGCCGCTCCGAATCTTCTCGAAGCCACGCGGAATCTCTTTACCCATACGTGTGTCCTTTCTGGAAAGGCGATTGCCGAGGGCAACCAGCCCCCGGCACTCGCTTAGTTGTTGTGCGTCACCGCCACCAGCCGCACGTTCTTGTTCTCCCAGATCCGCACCCAGTTGCTGGAGGTCTCCAGCTCCGCATTGGTCGGCGAGTCGCCGGCCACGCTGGCACTGGTGAACTTCACTCCACGAGGATGCAGGATGTAACGTCGCCGATTGATCAGCACCGTGTCACTGTCCAGCGCCACGCGCGCCAGCTCCACGCCTTCGGTCCCGTGCCCACCCTGCAGCGGCGTGCCATCCAACGGAGCGACACCCTTGGCGAACGCACCCTGGCCGAAGAGGTAGGTCGTATACACCGTCCCGTCAGTGCTGCCCGCTCGCGTCGGCAAGCTGTCGTCCACGACCACTCGCCGGCCCTGAAAGCTCGCCAGACTCGGCTTGCCTTCGCTGTCCGGCAGGAAGTCAATCAGATCGAGCTTCTTGAGCGCCGCCTCCGTCGCCGAGTGCATCGCCACCGCCGTCAGCCGGCTGGCCGCATCGCCCAACTTGGCGCACGCATCCACGAACGTCGCACCGTTCAGCTTCGTCGCCGACGTGGTGCCGGCGACCGACTCCGAATGAATCGCCAGCAGGTTGCCCGACATGGAGGCGGCGGCGAACATTCCCTTGAGGCAGGAAATGACCAACCCCTCATCCGTCCGCGCCCAGTAGGCCGCCACCAGGTCCACGATGGCCTGCATCGGGTCGTCGCCCGAGATCACCTTGGCCAGGTGGTTGACACTCCACACCTGCGCATCGTTCTGAATGCGCGCGATGTCCGTATCCGCCGCGATCTTGTTCACCGCCAGCGACGCCGAATCACTCAGCAATTGCCGCGTCGCCGTCAGGTCCTTCCAGAACGGCATCTTCACTTCCCGCCCGCCGCCCTGCGCTAGTGCATCAAACTCGGGCGCCATCTCGATGATGCCCGACTCGCCAAAGCGCGACAGCTCAGCCGTCCGCTCGATGGCGTATTTCTCAAACTCCGTGGGGATGATAATGTCCGCCACTGCTGTCTTAGCCATACTTCACAGTCTCCGGTTGTGACCCAGGTTCATCAGGCAGCGGCTCTCAGCCGCGCCGCCAAACCCGGATCGGTTTTTTGCAGTCTCATTTGCTCCGTGAGGTTCCACGTCTCCTTGCGGAAGGGATTCTTCACGGACTTGTTACCGACTCCACCGGAGCCGTTGCCGGCGGCACCGCCACCAGCGTTGGATTCAAACAGATGAGGAGCGTCAGCAACCTGCTGTTCCACCCACTCATCCAAAGTCATAGGCGTGATCCCGTCCTTGCCGACACGCACTGTCTGGCCATCGGCCTCGTAGGCACGCGGCGCGCCATCCACTAGGCGGAACACCGTGCGGGCTCGCGCCGTGATGTCAGGAATCGCAGTAGGACGCAGGCCGCGCTTGGTAGCAACGGTGATCACGCCCTGATCAATCTGAATGCCAGTAAGGCGCGCATTCAGTGAGTCGCGCTCGTTCGTGACGGCAGCGAATTGCTTGTCCCATTCGCTCTTTGCAGTCTTGAGCCGGCTTTCCACAACCTTGCCCACCTCGCCGCTCTTGATCTGCTGCGCTTCCTCGAGCCGCTGCTTCTCCTCGGCCAGCTTGCGCACCTGCTCAGGGTCAATGCCCTCGAAGCGCTTCGTCTGCTCTGCGAGCTGGTTGCTCAGCGCGATGTTGTTGGCGCGGAACTCATCCAGCTTGGATTTGTCCGCAGCGCCATCGACGTCCAGCATCCACGCACCATCACGCTCTACATAGAGCGCTTGCTGCTCCGCCGGAATTTCCTCTTTCGATTTGAACTTGTATTTCAGTGCCATAACTCACTCACGTTGCTGAGGCGCTACCCATGGGTACGCCGCTGGAATTGCCCACCGTCCTATGCGACTGGCCACCTGTGCCAATCGCCACACCGTTCTTCGCGTCCTGGCGCCTTTGCTGTTCCAGTAGCGCTGCCTCCTCCTGGTTCGTCCTGCCCTCGGGCAGCACCTCACCGCGGCGGAACAGATCAAACATCGTGTCCTGGCTGATTGCGCCGGCCTGCCAGGCAGCGACGATTGCTTGCACATCCTGGCTCGCGAGCCCCTTCGTGCTGAAATCCGTGTTCAGCGTCATCAGCACCTGCTCGCTCTTCACGTCATCAGGCAGCTCCTCCGTGGAGTTCCACCAGTAGACCCAGCGCAGGACCTGCGTGAGCGACTCGCTCAAGCTGAGCGCTACATTACCAAGGATGCTGTATTCACCGGCTTGGCGGAGCTCGATTGCCGTGGCCGTCTCGCCCACCTTCTTCATGTCCTCCAGCATGCGAGAACCCAGAATGGCCATGAGCCGCTCGTCGCGGTCCATCGCTCGCTCATGAGTCGTCAGCCCCTGGCCGGTGAACTCCAGGAAGCCGGCAGTGGCACCTGGCGTCTCACTCACCCAAGCCGTGCTCGATCCGATGCGGAGAGACGCGCCCTTATCGAAGCCACTCACCCAGGCAGTGGGCAGCGCCGTAAAATGCAAGCCGTGCTTGAAGTCAGCGTTGAGGCGGTAATGGTCGAGGTTCACCGTGATGATGTCCTCCAGCGGCCCGCGATCTATCTCCGGCCGGGAATGCCGCGGCCCATGAAACACAAACGGAATCAACGGCAGCGGCTTGCCCAGTCGCAGTGGGATCCTGGTTCCCACAAGCTGCCACTCAACCTTGGCGCCCCTGCGCTGCGTTTTCTTCGGCTGCCACAGTTCCACCACGCAGTGGTAGTCGTGTTTGCCCGCGACCGGCTCATCATCGCCAGGCACCAGCTTCAGGACCCGCATCTGATCCACCAGCCGGAGGTCGAACCCATCATCATCCGGGCCAGGCGGTGCGATGACATGCTCCGCCAGCACGACCAGCGTCGGCACGTTGCGACCATTCACCCTCTCAACCCGCCAGTTGATGACCTGCTCGGCGCGATAGAACACCACGTACGCCCGATGCTCGACCGCATCTTCCCAGTCCACCAACGAGCCGGCGCGACCGAGACCAATCACGTCGCCCACCACCATTTTCGCGTAGCCGGTGAGGGTGGTGCCCAGCATGTCGGCGTCGTTCTGGAACTCCGCCATCGCCCGGCCAACACCGGCACCATCAGCGGGGAGCTTCACGAACGGCGGACGCCGGAACATCAGGCCGAGATACGCCTCCGACGTGCGCGCGCTGGCATTGAAGTAGGAGGCGCGCTTCACATAGGCCGAAAACTCCTCATCCGTCTGCGAGTCCAACCGAGGCAGGTACTTCTCGCCCCC belongs to Candidatus Paceibacterota bacterium and includes:
- a CDS encoding coat protein; this translates as MAKTAVADIIIPTEFEKYAIERTAELSRFGESGIIEMAPEFDALAQGGGREVKMPFWKDLTATRQLLSDSASLAVNKIAADTDIARIQNDAQVWSVNHLAKVISGDDPMQAIVDLVAAYWARTDEGLVISCLKGMFAAASMSGNLLAIHSESVAGTTSATKLNGATFVDACAKLGDAASRLTAVAMHSATEAALKKLDLIDFLPDSEGKPSLASFQGRRVVVDDSLPTRAGSTDGTVYTTYLFGQGAFAKGVAPLDGTPLQGGHGTEGVELARVALDSDTVLINRRRYILHPRGVKFTSASVAGDSPTNAELETSSNWVRIWENKNVRLVAVTHNN
- a CDS encoding DUF4055 domain-containing protein translates to MAVNATHPDYDAASVEWARARDVLAGEDAVKAGGEKYLPRLDSQTDEEFSAYVKRASYFNASARTSEAYLGLMFRRPPFVKLPADGAGVGRAMAEFQNDADMLGTTLTGYAKMVVGDVIGLGRAGSLVDWEDAVEHRAYVVFYRAEQVINWRVERVNGRNVPTLVVLAEHVIAPPGPDDDGFDLRLVDQMRVLKLVPGDDEPVAGKHDYHCVVELWQPKKTQRRGAKVEWQLVGTRIPLRLGKPLPLIPFVFHGPRHSRPEIDRGPLEDIITVNLDHYRLNADFKHGLHFTALPTAWVSGFDKGASLRIGSSTAWVSETPGATAGFLEFTGQGLTTHERAMDRDERLMAILGSRMLEDMKKVGETATAIELRQAGEYSILGNVALSLSESLTQVLRWVYWWNSTEELPDDVKSEQVLMTLNTDFSTKGLASQDVQAIVAAWQAGAISQDTMFDLFRRGEVLPEGRTNQEEAALLEQQRRQDAKNGVAIGTGGQSHRTVGNSSGVPMGSASAT